Proteins from a genomic interval of Acinonyx jubatus isolate Ajub_Pintada_27869175 chromosome B4, VMU_Ajub_asm_v1.0, whole genome shotgun sequence:
- the TSPAN9 gene encoding tetraspanin-9 isoform X5 — MARGCLCCLKYMMFLFNLIFWLCGCGLLGVGIWLSVSQGNFATFSPSFPSLSAANLVIAIGTIVMVTGFLGCLGAIKENKCLLLSFFIILLIILLAELILLILFFVYMDKVNENAKKDLKEGLLLYNTENNVGLKNAWNIIQAEMRCCGVTDYTDWYPVLGENTVPDRCCMENSQGCGRNTTTPLWRTGCYEKVKTWFDDNKHVLGTVGMCILIMQILGMAFSMTLFQHIHRTGKKYDA, encoded by the exons ctctgtGGCTGTGGGCTGCTCGGAGTGGGCATTTGGCTATCCGTGTCCCAAGGCAACTTTGCCACCTTCTCCCCCAGCTTCCCCTCGCTGTCTGCAGCCAACCTGGTCATCGCCATAGGCACCATTGTCATGGTGACAGGCTTCCTCGGCTGCCTGGGGGCCATCAAGGAAAACAAGTGCCTCCTTCTCAGT TTTTTCATCATCCTGTTGATCATCCTCCTGGCAGAGTTGATCTTGCTCATCCTCTTCTTTGTCTACATGGACAAG GTAAATGAGAACGCCAAGAAGGATCTGAAAGAAGGACTATTGCTGTACAACACAGAGAACAACGTGGGGCTTAAGAACGCCTGGAACATCATCCAGGCTGAG ATGCGCTGCTGTGGCGTCACCGACTACACAGACTGGTACCCAGTGCTGGGGGAGAACACAGTGCCCGACCGCTGCTGCATGGAGAACTCCCAGGGCTGTGGGCGCAACACCACCACCCCTCTGTGGAGAACG GGCTGCTATGAAAAGGTGAAGACGTGGTTTGATGACAATAAGCATGTGCTTGGCACGGTGGGGATGTGCATCCTTATCATGCAG ATTCTGGGCATGGCCTTCTCCATGACCCTCTTCCAGCACATCCACCGGACTGGTAAAAAGTACGATGCCTGA